From Candidatus Tisiphia endosymbiont of Melanophora roralis, a single genomic window includes:
- the idi gene encoding isopentenyl-diphosphate Delta-isomerase, producing the protein MLYSEHVVLVDEQDNILGIEDKLKAHNSNTPLHRGFSVFLFNSKKEFLIQKRSLLKKTWGGFWSNSFCGHPQINETYEQAIYRHAKFELGLVNLQKVDIIANYRYKFAINNIVENEICPIYLALSDDIIKINEQEIAEVKLLKWVDFKLYMEKYPTKFSPWCIEEFEILENNEIFKKFIDSAL; encoded by the coding sequence ATGTTATACTCAGAACATGTGGTATTAGTTGATGAACAAGATAATATCCTTGGAATAGAGGATAAGTTAAAAGCTCATAATTCTAATACTCCATTGCATAGGGGATTTTCTGTATTTCTTTTCAATAGCAAAAAAGAATTTTTGATACAAAAAAGAAGTTTACTCAAAAAAACTTGGGGTGGATTCTGGTCAAATAGTTTTTGTGGACATCCACAAATTAACGAAACTTATGAACAAGCAATTTATAGGCATGCAAAGTTTGAATTAGGTTTAGTAAACCTACAGAAAGTAGATATTATTGCTAATTATCGATATAAATTTGCTATAAATAATATTGTAGAAAATGAAATATGCCCGATATATTTGGCTTTATCAGATGATATCATAAAAATAAATGAACAAGAAATAGCAGAAGTAAAATTACTTAAATGGGTAGACTTTAAGTTATATATGGAAAAATACCCAACAAAATTTTCCCCTTGGTGCATCGAAGAGTTCGAGATATTAGAAAATAATGAAATATTCAAAAAATTTATAGATTCAGCTCTGTAA
- the waaA gene encoding lipid IV(A) 3-deoxy-D-manno-octulosonic acid transferase yields MIYLYYVLSFLLLPVYFFLLVLRVIIGKEDVKRIKERFAISHAHAKRNETLVWIHAASVGESLIAFTLVENINNLWLKRTMPKTSLKFLVTSGTRSSGKILQQKLPQNAIHQFIPIDNIIFVKKFFRNWQPNLGILVESELWPCLISEGAKHCELLLLNARISDKSFESWKKISSFFRLVTANFSEIIVQSNRDFQKFTQLGVTNIVNLGNIKFANKKLPVNAQELTILTQHMSGKRVIVFASTHLDDEVVVLNIIKPIKQRYPDCYFILIPRHPERKNDIGKACTQLNLTYSIKSKQNIPILTDDLYIVDKFGELGLFFSIAYISFIGGSFKQGGHNVLEPAYFANYIIFGPDMSNSTNIANEMLTNKAATQIRDENDLLNKIEYLLSETGTQEAKVYQANALEFVNKNQQILGNYLNIIEKHLVGN; encoded by the coding sequence ATGATCTATTTATACTATGTCTTAAGTTTTCTACTTCTTCCAGTGTATTTCTTTTTATTAGTATTAAGAGTTATTATTGGCAAAGAAGATGTAAAACGTATTAAGGAACGTTTTGCTATTTCCCATGCACATGCTAAACGAAATGAAACTTTAGTTTGGATACATGCAGCCAGTGTAGGGGAATCTCTTATAGCTTTTACCTTAGTTGAAAATATCAATAATCTTTGGTTAAAAAGAACTATGCCAAAAACCTCCTTAAAGTTTTTGGTTACTTCGGGAACTAGATCTTCTGGAAAAATATTACAACAAAAACTACCGCAAAATGCCATTCATCAATTCATTCCTATAGACAATATTATTTTTGTTAAAAAGTTTTTTAGAAATTGGCAACCAAACCTAGGAATTCTTGTTGAATCAGAGTTATGGCCATGTCTCATTAGCGAAGGGGCAAAACATTGTGAACTATTATTATTGAATGCACGTATTTCTGATAAATCATTTGAATCATGGAAAAAAATAAGTTCATTTTTTAGATTAGTTACCGCTAACTTTAGTGAGATTATTGTGCAAAGTAACCGTGATTTCCAAAAATTTACGCAACTTGGTGTGACCAATATAGTTAATTTAGGTAACATTAAATTTGCCAACAAAAAATTACCTGTAAATGCACAAGAGTTAACAATTTTAACACAACATATGAGTGGTAAAAGAGTTATTGTATTTGCTAGCACCCACTTAGACGATGAGGTAGTAGTACTTAACATTATAAAACCAATAAAACAACGATACCCAGATTGCTATTTTATTCTAATTCCACGTCATCCTGAGCGTAAGAATGATATAGGAAAAGCGTGTACTCAATTAAATTTAACTTATAGTATCAAGTCCAAACAAAATATACCTATTCTAACTGATGATCTTTACATTGTTGATAAATTTGGCGAACTTGGATTGTTTTTTAGCATAGCCTATATCTCATTCATTGGCGGTTCATTTAAACAAGGAGGACATAACGTACTTGAACCAGCATATTTTGCTAATTATATTATATTTGGGCCAGATATGAGTAATTCTACTAATATTGCTAATGAAATGCTTACTAATAAAGCTGCTACTCAAATTCGAGATGAAAATGATTTACTGAATAAAATTGAGTATCTTCTATCTGAGACTGGTACTCAGGAAGCTAAAGTTTATCAGGCTAATGCTTTGGAATTTGTCAATAAAAACCAACAAATTTTAGGTAATTATTTAAATATTATAGAAAAACACTTAGTGGGAAATTAA
- a CDS encoding lysophospholipid acyltransferase family protein, protein MLYTYLRVVYFTCRWQFVFSDNHNKQEFLAQKGVIFAFWHNRLALGPGIFAGHKDIYALISPHRDGRIISDIVGKFGFGVINGSSNKNPVSALKIIIQKLHNGSNIVITPDGPRGPIYKINSNINKVAQKYNIKLIPVSCSASRYFLLKSWDKLIMPLPFGKITAFIGLPLAFVGNENQDNINLAQALTGLK, encoded by the coding sequence ATGCTGTATACTTATTTGAGAGTGGTTTATTTTACCTGTCGTTGGCAATTTGTTTTTTCAGATAATCACAATAAACAAGAATTTTTGGCACAAAAAGGGGTAATTTTTGCTTTTTGGCATAACAGATTGGCTTTAGGTCCAGGAATATTCGCCGGTCATAAAGATATTTATGCTCTTATTTCCCCTCATCGAGACGGCAGAATAATTAGTGATATAGTAGGTAAATTTGGCTTTGGGGTAATAAATGGTTCTAGTAATAAGAATCCTGTATCAGCTTTAAAAATAATTATCCAAAAGTTACATAACGGTAGTAATATAGTGATTACACCAGATGGCCCACGTGGGCCTATTTATAAAATAAATAGTAATATTAACAAAGTTGCTCAAAAATATAATATAAAATTGATACCAGTTTCTTGTAGTGCTTCTAGATATTTTTTACTCAAAAGTTGGGATAAACTGATTATGCCTCTACCTTTTGGTAAAATAACAGCTTTTATAGGCTTACCACTAGCTTTTGTAGGAAATGAAAACCAAGACAATATTAATTTAGCACAAGCATTAACGGGGTTGAAGTAA
- a CDS encoding pyridoxal phosphate-dependent aminotransferase has product MSLIAKRLDIIKPSPTLALVKKTFELKKLGRDIISLGAGEPDFDTPNNIKEAAIKALRDGFTKYTNVDGILELKQAVQTKFKYENNLDYELDEIIVSSGGKQVIYNLFMASLNQGDEVIIPSPYWVSYPDMVMLAEGIPVFVNCGIDSNFKLTAEALEQVITQKTKWLIINSPSNPTGAAYSYQELADIAELLRKYPNVNIMSDDIYEHIIFDDFKFYTFAQVAPDLKDRIFTVNGVSKAYSMTGWRIGYGAGSKSLIKAMTIIQSQSTSNPCSISQMAAIEALTGTQDFVKPNAKNFQEKRDLTLSILSDTKGISCDKPAGAFYLFPKCNELFGLKTPSSKIIKNSNDFGEYLLEECNVAVIPGIAFGLEGYFRISYATSIKNLEQACSRIKNACNQLT; this is encoded by the coding sequence ATGTCACTTATTGCTAAACGCTTAGATATAATAAAACCATCTCCAACTTTAGCTTTAGTTAAAAAAACATTTGAACTAAAAAAGCTGGGTAGAGATATAATCTCTCTTGGGGCTGGTGAACCTGACTTTGACACACCCAATAATATCAAAGAGGCTGCAATTAAAGCACTGCGAGATGGTTTCACAAAATATACTAATGTTGATGGCATTTTGGAGCTGAAACAAGCAGTACAGACTAAATTCAAGTATGAAAATAATTTAGATTATGAGTTAGATGAGATAATAGTATCAAGCGGCGGTAAACAAGTAATCTATAATTTATTTATGGCTTCCCTTAACCAAGGGGACGAAGTAATTATTCCCAGTCCTTACTGGGTCTCATATCCAGATATGGTAATGTTAGCTGAAGGGATTCCAGTATTTGTTAACTGTGGCATTGATAGCAATTTTAAGCTTACAGCTGAAGCTCTAGAGCAAGTAATTACCCAAAAAACTAAATGGTTAATTATTAACTCACCAAGTAATCCAACAGGAGCTGCATACTCTTACCAAGAGCTAGCAGATATTGCTGAATTACTACGCAAATATCCCAATGTAAATATTATGTCAGATGATATTTACGAGCATATTATTTTTGATGATTTTAAATTTTATACTTTTGCCCAAGTAGCACCGGATTTAAAAGATCGAATATTTACTGTTAATGGTGTATCAAAAGCTTATTCTATGACAGGATGGCGTATAGGATATGGGGCTGGTTCTAAATCATTAATTAAGGCAATGACTATTATTCAGTCACAAAGTACTTCTAACCCCTGCTCTATAAGCCAAATGGCAGCTATTGAAGCTTTAACTGGCACTCAAGATTTTGTTAAACCTAATGCAAAAAACTTTCAAGAAAAACGTGATCTAACCTTATCAATTCTAAGTGATACAAAGGGTATTAGTTGCGATAAACCAGCAGGGGCATTTTACCTGTTTCCTAAATGTAATGAATTATTTGGTTTGAAAACTCCCAGTAGTAAAATTATCAAAAATAGTAACGATTTTGGAGAATATCTGCTTGAAGAATGTAACGTTGCGGTTATTCCTGGTATTGCATTTGGTCTAGAAGGTTATTTTAGAATTTCATACGCAACTTCGATAAAAAACTTGGAGCAAGCATGCTCGCGTATAAAGAATGCTTGTAATCAATTAACGTGA
- a CDS encoding SAM-dependent methyltransferase gives MFGSKIIRNSYGSIKDKIKLYYNYIKNFPSWYREKIFTSINYFVDVKYRVTHLKETNFNLGIEHLYKNNLNDAILRLKLVDKILSPNDHQANYWLGWTYFLKNNYEKALYHLQRAFEADQIKLASFIQNYNNLSEIPPQICHQYKNLTAEYYGNKFRSNNKLYLPYSFVSTTMNNITDLPDNYHILELGSNIGLVGYEVKKRFPDGFTFTGIENSEIMNKLVIIYGNIYDQLLEISISDFIKHDSNKYDVVLSFNSLSFTKNLLDYFNSIYSIVNALGYFAFCLPIDNVTNLSLKKKGFVFTIADIKKALGQTKFTILNSEELSLEKNDKYYMVICKKNH, from the coding sequence ATGTTCGGCAGCAAAATTATTCGTAACAGTTACGGCTCAATAAAAGACAAAATAAAATTATACTATAATTATATTAAGAATTTCCCATCTTGGTATAGGGAGAAAATCTTTACATCTATCAATTATTTTGTCGATGTAAAATATAGGGTAACACACTTAAAAGAAACTAATTTTAATCTTGGTATAGAACATTTGTATAAAAATAACTTAAATGACGCTATACTAAGGCTTAAATTGGTTGATAAAATTCTTTCTCCTAACGACCATCAAGCTAATTATTGGCTTGGTTGGACATATTTCTTAAAAAATAATTATGAAAAAGCTTTGTATCATCTACAAAGAGCTTTTGAAGCTGATCAAATAAAGTTAGCATCTTTTATACAAAATTATAATAATTTGTCAGAGATTCCACCGCAAATTTGTCATCAATATAAAAATCTTACCGCTGAATATTATGGCAATAAATTTCGCAGTAATAATAAACTGTACCTACCTTACAGTTTTGTAAGCACAACTATGAATAACATAACAGACTTACCTGATAATTACCATATTTTGGAGTTAGGTAGTAATATAGGCTTAGTGGGTTATGAAGTAAAAAAGCGTTTTCCTGATGGCTTTACTTTTACCGGTATTGAAAATTCAGAAATTATGAATAAGCTTGTTATTATATATGGTAATATTTATGATCAGTTATTAGAAATTTCAATATCGGATTTTATTAAACACGACTCTAATAAATATGATGTAGTACTGAGTTTTAACTCTCTTTCTTTTACTAAAAACCTATTAGATTACTTTAATTCTATTTATTCTATAGTCAATGCATTAGGGTATTTTGCATTTTGTTTACCAATAGATAACGTCACAAACCTTTCATTAAAGAAAAAAGGATTTGTTTTTACTATAGCAGATATTAAGAAAGCTTTAGGTCAAACTAAGTTTACCATATTAAATAGTGAAGAATTATCTCTAGAAAAAAATGATAAATACTATATGGTGATTTGTAAGAAAAACCATTAA
- a CDS encoding VacJ family lipoprotein, translated as MKQFILLLLVNFSSITAIASTQNTQDDEDFRYVYNEGKGCTQVYDPYEKLNRKIFAFNSVLDYLFLRPITIGYKRISNNYTRARVSSFLDNISVPLTVVNYGLQMNYDQTMKSLWRFLINATFGIGGLFDVADKIGLRVTKQTLGSTFAHYGVGPGPYLVIPFLGGTNARDSTDAIFTNSYLNPIMYAVHRDFEIIVSGVQVINTRLGLLPFTDYIGCSSTDPYIAVRSATHQNRESVIVYPKQFKCPKPN; from the coding sequence ATGAAGCAATTTATATTACTGTTGTTAGTTAATTTTTCTAGTATAACTGCAATAGCGAGTACTCAAAATACTCAAGATGATGAAGATTTTAGGTATGTTTATAATGAAGGTAAGGGATGTACTCAAGTCTATGACCCTTATGAGAAACTAAATCGTAAAATTTTTGCCTTTAATTCTGTTTTAGACTATCTGTTCTTACGACCTATTACTATAGGCTATAAACGAATTAGTAATAATTATACTAGGGCTAGAGTGAGCAGTTTTCTAGATAACATTAGTGTGCCTTTGACTGTTGTCAATTATGGTCTACAGATGAATTATGACCAAACTATGAAAAGTTTATGGAGATTTTTAATCAATGCTACGTTTGGTATAGGTGGGTTATTTGATGTAGCAGATAAAATTGGATTGAGAGTTACCAAACAAACTTTGGGTAGTACTTTCGCCCACTATGGAGTTGGTCCAGGACCATATTTAGTTATACCATTTCTTGGTGGTACTAATGCAAGAGATAGTACAGATGCTATATTTACAAATAGTTACTTAAATCCTATAATGTACGCGGTACATAGAGATTTTGAAATCATAGTTTCTGGTGTACAAGTTATAAATACTAGATTAGGATTATTACCGTTTACTGACTATATAGGATGTAGTTCTACTGACCCTTACATAGCTGTAAGATCAGCTACGCATCAAAATCGTGAATCTGTAATTGTCTATCCTAAGCAATTTAAATGCCCTAAACCTAATTAA
- a CDS encoding phospholipid-binding protein MlaC, producing MKKIIVCLILSCLSLSAYSATDNKMVVDNYVNQLIRAGLDVCNDESLDQDAKIAKTKKLILANLDLNWMAKFTLGVYRKTLTPEQIKQFTEVYSNYVSKAYADLVKNYHGQEPKVQQVRVLDEGEFMVEMLIGTAKVNYLVRQVKGTSDKTNLKVSDVITEGVSLINSQQSEFMNILSNSGFDKLIDELGKRS from the coding sequence ATGAAAAAAATTATTGTTTGCTTAATTTTAAGTTGCCTGTCCTTGTCAGCCTATTCTGCTACTGATAACAAAATGGTAGTTGATAATTATGTTAATCAACTAATAAGAGCTGGGCTAGATGTATGTAATGATGAGAGTTTAGATCAAGATGCCAAAATAGCTAAAACTAAAAAGCTAATTTTAGCTAACTTAGATCTGAATTGGATGGCTAAATTCACCCTTGGTGTTTACAGAAAAACTCTAACTCCTGAACAAATTAAACAATTCACAGAAGTTTACAGTAATTATGTAAGCAAGGCCTATGCTGATTTAGTAAAGAATTACCATGGTCAAGAACCTAAAGTTCAACAAGTGCGTGTTCTTGATGAAGGAGAGTTTATGGTAGAAATGTTAATAGGAACTGCTAAAGTAAATTACTTAGTACGTCAAGTAAAGGGTACAAGCGATAAAACTAATTTAAAAGTCTCAGATGTTATTACAGAAGGTGTTAGTCTTATCAATTCTCAACAGTCAGAGTTCATGAATATTCTCAGTAATAGTGGTTTTGATAAGTTAATAGATGAATTGGGAAAGAGGTCGTGA
- a CDS encoding ribose-phosphate diphosphokinase — MNKNNKNIFHKTLSANYNYCILQKLKPIIIISMKILAGLSHKKLARYLAEELNCEYVETYITAFDDAETRVEILEDMHKCDVVIVQSTSRPANNHLMELLLLVDTVKRAGASQVTAVIPYFGYSRQDRRYCSFTPVSSRLVASMLEVAGVNHVITVDLHSQQLEGFFKIPLQNLDPISLFAPIIETYNNSIIVSPDVGGFARVRDVNRLFNMNIAVINKSRDVKKSNDKCQISEIIGNVSGKHCILIDDIVDSGETLCKGAKLLMEVGALSVNAFITHPVLSRMSKKNIQNSDIMNVYITDTIETTDLPSKFHVISVAPIIIAALQKSVKL, encoded by the coding sequence TTGAATAAAAATAATAAAAATATTTTTCATAAAACACTTAGTGCAAATTATAATTATTGTATACTACAGAAACTTAAACCAATTATTATAATTAGCATGAAAATTCTTGCAGGTCTTAGTCATAAAAAATTAGCTAGATATTTAGCTGAGGAACTAAATTGTGAATATGTGGAAACTTATATTACAGCTTTCGATGATGCTGAAACAAGGGTGGAAATCCTTGAAGATATGCATAAGTGTGATGTTGTTATAGTACAATCTACTTCTAGACCAGCCAATAACCACTTGATGGAACTTTTATTATTAGTTGATACGGTAAAAAGAGCAGGAGCTTCACAAGTAACTGCGGTTATACCGTATTTTGGTTATAGCCGCCAAGATCGTAGATATTGTAGTTTTACTCCAGTATCGAGCCGTCTTGTAGCGAGTATGCTGGAAGTTGCTGGTGTTAATCATGTAATAACTGTCGATTTGCATTCACAGCAATTAGAGGGTTTTTTTAAAATTCCACTACAAAATCTTGATCCAATAAGTTTATTTGCTCCGATTATTGAAACTTATAATAATTCTATTATTGTATCTCCAGATGTTGGTGGTTTTGCACGTGTACGTGATGTGAATAGGCTTTTTAACATGAATATAGCTGTTATTAATAAAAGTAGAGATGTCAAGAAGTCTAATGATAAATGCCAAATATCAGAAATAATAGGTAACGTTTCCGGCAAGCATTGTATATTAATTGATGATATTGTTGATAGTGGCGAAACCCTTTGTAAGGGAGCTAAGCTATTAATGGAAGTAGGAGCTTTATCTGTCAATGCTTTTATAACTCACCCAGTGCTTTCTAGAATGTCTAAAAAAAATATTCAGAATTCTGATATAATGAACGTATATATAACTGATACAATAGAAACTACTGATTTACCATCTAAGTTCCATGTAATATCAGTTGCTCCAATTATTATAGCAGCATTACAAAAATCTGTAAAATTATGA
- a CDS encoding alanine racemase, with the protein MHTDKCTLEIDLAKIRANYRIISKICKTSEIASVVKANSYGLGADAIAPALQMENCQSFFVTSVDEGISLRKVLGQKSNKKPNIFVFNGVFSNDVEEFRNSNLIPVLNSLKQVEIWQEFASLKKEVLPCTIHVDTGMNRLGMLDTEIQHIIDKPDLLVGLELQYIISHLSASEVVDDPYNLQQLKKFKHYLKYFPKVKASLANSSSIFLGKEYHFDLIRPGAALYGINPLGNTFKNPMHNPIRLTAPIIQLQELPPESYIGYNMTFKTNSNRLIATLPLGYADGYPRAFSNCGVVVIDSYSAPVVGRVSMDSITVDVTELPPNKIFLGQQAEIIGNYCTLDKIANIINTIGYEILTLLGSRYKRVYKNDS; encoded by the coding sequence ATGCATACTGATAAATGTACACTTGAAATAGACTTAGCAAAAATTCGTGCTAATTATCGTATTATTTCTAAAATTTGTAAAACTTCAGAGATTGCTTCTGTGGTAAAGGCTAACAGCTATGGACTTGGTGCTGATGCTATCGCACCAGCCTTACAGATGGAGAATTGTCAAAGTTTTTTTGTAACCTCAGTTGATGAAGGAATATCATTGCGTAAAGTATTGGGGCAAAAATCTAATAAAAAACCTAATATTTTTGTGTTTAATGGTGTATTTAGCAATGATGTTGAGGAATTTAGAAATAGTAATTTAATTCCCGTACTTAATAGTTTAAAACAAGTTGAAATTTGGCAAGAGTTTGCCTCTCTTAAAAAAGAAGTATTACCTTGTACAATCCATGTTGATACTGGTATGAATCGCTTAGGAATGCTCGACACAGAAATACAACATATAATAGACAAACCTGATCTATTAGTTGGTCTTGAATTGCAGTATATTATAAGTCATTTATCTGCATCTGAAGTAGTTGATGATCCTTATAATTTACAACAATTAAAAAAGTTTAAGCATTATTTAAAATATTTCCCAAAAGTCAAAGCTAGTCTAGCTAACTCTAGTAGTATATTTCTAGGGAAAGAATATCATTTTGACTTAATACGCCCTGGTGCTGCATTGTATGGTATTAATCCTTTGGGTAATACATTTAAAAATCCAATGCATAATCCAATAAGACTGACTGCTCCAATAATACAATTGCAAGAATTACCACCGGAAAGTTACATTGGTTACAATATGACCTTTAAAACAAATAGTAATAGGCTAATTGCTACCTTACCTCTTGGTTATGCTGATGGCTATCCCCGGGCTTTTAGCAATTGTGGGGTAGTAGTTATTGATTCGTATTCAGCTCCTGTAGTTGGCAGGGTGTCAATGGATTCAATTACTGTTGATGTTACTGAACTACCACCAAACAAAATTTTTCTAGGACAACAAGCTGAAATTATAGGGAATTATTGTACTTTAGATAAAATAGCGAATATAATAAATACCATTGGTTATGAAATTCTCACTCTACTAGGTAGCAGATATAAGAGAGTATACAAAAATGATTCTTGA
- a CDS encoding ABC transporter permease, whose protein sequence is MILDTVSLLGKHTIGFARTIGAFSLFTIAGVTSIFKRPLYYNLVLKQLLSIGFYSLPVVAMTTFFSGAVLALQSYTGFSRFSAESSIATVVVLSITRELGPVLAGLMVAGRVGASIAAEIATMRVTEQIDALYTLSTDPIKYLVFPRVLAAVITLPCLVLIGDILGVMGGYLVSVYKLDFNSFNYITNSFKFLEPIDVISGLVKAAVFGFIISIVSCYSGYYSGTGAKGVGTSTTSAVVNSSVLILISNYLITELFFKV, encoded by the coding sequence ATGATTCTTGATACCGTTAGTTTATTAGGTAAACATACTATTGGTTTTGCAAGGACTATAGGGGCTTTTTCTCTATTTACTATTGCGGGAGTCACTAGTATTTTTAAAAGACCTTTATACTACAACTTAGTATTAAAGCAGTTATTGTCTATAGGTTTTTATTCCCTACCAGTTGTAGCTATGACTACCTTTTTTTCCGGTGCTGTGCTGGCATTACAAAGTTATACAGGTTTTTCTCGTTTCTCAGCTGAAAGTTCAATAGCTACGGTGGTAGTCCTTTCAATAACTAGAGAGCTTGGACCAGTTCTTGCTGGTCTTATGGTTGCTGGTAGAGTTGGTGCATCAATTGCTGCTGAAATAGCTACTATGAGAGTGACTGAACAAATAGATGCTCTTTATACTTTGTCAACTGATCCCATAAAATATTTAGTTTTTCCAAGAGTACTAGCCGCAGTTATTACGTTACCATGTTTAGTATTAATAGGTGATATATTAGGAGTAATGGGTGGTTATTTGGTAAGTGTTTATAAGCTTGATTTTAATAGCTTTAATTATATAACGAATAGCTTTAAGTTTTTAGAACCAATAGATGTCATTTCTGGTTTGGTAAAAGCAGCAGTGTTTGGTTTTATTATCTCAATAGTAAGTTGTTATAGTGGTTATTATTCAGGTACAGGAGCAAAAGGAGTTGGGACGAGTACAACTTCCGCGGTAGTAAATTCTTCAGTTCTTATTCTAATCAGTAATTACTTGATAACAGAGTTGTTTTTTAAAGTATAA
- a CDS encoding ABC transporter ATP-binding protein — protein sequence MDESKIKIRSLYKSFGDHKVLDGIDLDIKRNSSIVILGGSGTGKSVLIKTIVGLMQADEGSIVIDEVETVNIPSKDRFKMMKTMGFLFQGGALFDSLTVQDNITFFTEKLYKLSPKNKEELAASKLNSVGLSTKILGLYPSELSGGMQKRVSLARAICGDPLILFLDEPTTGLDPIMANVINELIIKVQEELKATTITITHDMNSAYMIAKEVAMIYKGKILWFGKKDEIKNSDNPYLQQFVNGLTTGPIEI from the coding sequence ATGGATGAATCAAAAATAAAAATACGCTCATTATATAAATCTTTTGGCGATCATAAGGTACTTGATGGTATAGACTTAGATATAAAGCGAAATAGTTCAATAGTAATTCTTGGGGGATCAGGAACTGGTAAATCAGTGTTAATAAAGACTATAGTTGGTTTAATGCAGGCTGATGAAGGTAGTATAGTTATTGATGAAGTGGAGACTGTAAATATTCCAAGTAAAGATAGATTTAAAATGATGAAAACCATGGGATTTCTATTTCAGGGAGGGGCTCTTTTTGATTCTTTAACTGTTCAAGATAATATTACATTCTTTACTGAAAAATTGTATAAATTATCTCCAAAAAATAAAGAGGAGTTAGCTGCATCTAAACTCAATTCTGTAGGTTTGTCTACAAAAATACTGGGTCTTTATCCATCTGAGCTTTCTGGAGGTATGCAAAAGCGAGTATCTCTAGCTAGGGCTATTTGTGGCGATCCGTTGATTCTTTTCCTTGATGAACCAACTACCGGTCTTGACCCTATAATGGCTAATGTTATCAATGAATTAATAATTAAAGTTCAGGAAGAGCTAAAGGCTACTACCATCACCATAACTCATGATATGAATAGTGCTTATATGATAGCTAAAGAGGTTGCTATGATTTATAAAGGGAAGATTTTATGGTTTGGTAAAAAAGATGAGATAAAAAATAGTGATAATCCTTACTTGCAACAATTTGTTAATGGTTTAACTACTGGACCAATTGAGATTTAG
- a CDS encoding winged helix-turn-helix domain-containing protein: MSGYQYVYPSETVCRMEFLLKSASDMITFRKIQCIYLRAKFLYLPKQISEITGLSISRVRQIHTAYYKLGESVLKKTKRGGRNHCYMDEANESKILESFNDRASQGEIVVVREIQKKYEEVLQKKVTKSAIYKMLHRHCWRKVFPRPHHPKQNKDEMETFKKTSAQWLPPQIHNLNHRDLNYK; this comes from the coding sequence ATGTCAGGTTATCAATATGTTTATCCATCAGAAACAGTTTGTCGGATGGAATTTTTATTAAAATCAGCCTCAGATATGATAACATTTCGTAAGATTCAATGTATTTATTTACGTGCCAAGTTTTTATATTTACCTAAACAGATTTCTGAAATTACCGGTTTAAGTATTAGTCGAGTTAGGCAAATTCATACAGCTTATTACAAACTAGGAGAATCAGTATTAAAAAAAACTAAAAGAGGTGGTAGGAATCATTGCTATATGGACGAGGCTAATGAAAGTAAAATACTGGAATCTTTTAATGATAGAGCATCACAAGGGGAAATTGTAGTAGTCAGAGAAATACAGAAAAAATATGAAGAAGTTTTGCAAAAGAAAGTAACTAAATCAGCAATCTACAAAATGTTACATCGTCATTGTTGGCGTAAAGTTTTCCCTCGTCCCCATCATCCAAAGCAAAATAAAGATGAGATGGAAACTTTTAAAAAAACTTCAGCTCAGTGGTTACCGCCGCAAATACACAATCTAAATCACAGGGACTTGAATTACAAGTGA